The Rhizoctonia solani chromosome 14, complete sequence genome has a segment encoding these proteins:
- a CDS encoding cytochrome P450 family protein encodes MSGSILSSLLLVLGVGAVSSYLVLRKLRLGRLPLPPGPPSYPIIGQLLSIPRSSEGRAFIDMSAKLNSDIISFNVFGTTIIVLNSNEVANDLLEKRSNIHSGRYCPPMIASPKLINLKDFVAFMDTNELWKKQRRAMGARLNKHAVTTFRSLQELEARRLLSRLLAAHAEPMSSDFLNEEFYRTTSAVFLESVYGYELKSAQDPFFTNISKMNAILSHASLPTAFLVNAFPWMENIPDWVPGTGWKQKAYEWRDQKDRAMGDPYNWAKQRIVSGADDCSIVSLTYKELRETGWSEADADEFCKSVATGLLGAGTETSTLAMMWFVVAMAKHPEIQERAQREIDAVVGADRLPTVADRPCLPFVERLMTEVVRWHPSAPFGAPHICTEENEYRGYRIPKGAIMVGHVTATVRDERVYQDAEKFDPDRYLDPTVPPPQAFGWGLRICPGQHFFREIFFLEIALMLATLKIERYKDENGNELVPSEETTENSSIACPVPFKVRISPRSEQHAELIGTAM; translated from the exons ATGTCAGGCAGCATTCTCTCTTCACTTTTGCTCGTACTGGGAGTCGGTGCCGTCTCAAGTTATTTGGTTCTGCGCAAACTACGTCTTGGTCGACTACCTTTACCTCCAGGCCCTCCTTCATACCCTATAATCGGACAGCTACTATCTATTCCCAGATCCTCAGAAGGTCGCGCATTCATCGACATGAGTGCAAAGCTAAATT CCGACATCATTTCGTTTAATGTCTTTGGCACAACCATCATCGTTCTCAATTCGAACGAAGTCGCAAATGACCTCCTTGAGAAACGATCAAATATACACTCTGGCAGATATTGTCCCCCCATGATAGCGTCACCCAAGCT CATTAATTTGAAGGATTTTGTGGCGTTTATGGATACGAATGAGCTTTGGAAGAAGCAGCGCCGGGCTATGGGCGCACGCCTAAATAAACATGCTGTAACCACATTTCGATCCTTGCAAGAACTCGAAGCAAGACGGCTACTTTCACGTCTCTTGGCGGCACACGCGGAACCCATGTCCTCGGACTTTCTCAACGAAGAGTTTTACAG GACGACTTCTGCCGTATTTCTGGAGTCGGTCTACGGCTATGAGCTCAAGTCAGCTCAAGATCCATTTTTCACTAATATCTCGAAAATGAATGCGATCCTATCGCACGCATCACTCCCTACAG CCTTTCTGGTGAATGCGTTTCCATGGATGGAGAACATTCCTGACTGGGTACCGGGAACTGGATGGAAGCAAAAGGCTTACGAGTGGCGGGATCAGAAGGACCGGGCTATGGGTGATCCGTACAATTGGGCCAAACAACGCATA GTCAGTGGTGCCGACGACTGCTCGATTGTCTCTCTAACCTACAAGGAGCTTCGGGAGACGGGGTGGAGCGAGGCGGACGCTGATGAATTTTGCAAGAGTGTAGCCACTGGTCTCTTAGGAG CGGGCACAGAAACG TCGACACTAGCGATGATGTGGTTCGTAGTGGCAATGGCGAAGCATCCAGAAATCCAAGAGCGGGCTCAAAGGGAGATCGATGCGGTGGTGGGAGCTGATCGCCTACCGACCGTCGCAGACCGACCGTGCTTGCCGTTTGTTGAGCGGTTGATGACCGAAGTTGTGAGATGGCACCCTAGTGCGCCATTCG GCGCGCCTCATATTTGTACAGAGGAGAATGAATACCGAGGATATCGGATTCCAAAGGGTGCAATAAT GGTCGGACATGTGAC GGCCACTGTCAGAGACGAACGTGTGTATCAGGATGCAGAAAAATTCGATCCAGATCGGTACCTTGATCCAACGGTACCTCCCCCACAAGCCTTTGGGTGGGGTCTGAG GATCTGTCCTGGTCAACACTTTTTCCGAGAGATCTTCTTCCTTGAAATTGCTTTAATGCTCGCGACTTTGAAAATCGAGAGGTATAAAGACGAAAACGGGAACGAATTGGTGCCGTCGGAGGAAACAACGGAAAACAGCTCAATTGC CTGTCCGGTGCCATTCAAGGTTAGGATCAGTCCCAGGTCGGAGCAGCATGCCGAGTTGATAGGTACTGCTATGTAA
- a CDS encoding cytochrome P450 family protein has product MLLLTGSVSDIFDDEGGLEFQDKLRNTYGSVCRIQGPFGASELWVSDPRALQEILIKAHDSFKEPDWFTTWLELVFGQVVSTVYGHQHKIQRKFSPQATFAITPTITAIGQKFVENLKSEVELNEASAGVVDIFKWIHLISLEIIGQAGIGHSFGILEGNIPDYLAASRDFLALIIEMWYFHPFITFFSRIGPASFRRAIVEWIPHRPVQKMKSVSDTMYKMAAEIMKHKREAMDNGTLDSEVAAGKDIMTALLRQNLVVAPHDQMTDEEVLAQVNSVLSQVINVLTEHQEVQTKLRDEIDTAHRSHGKNLDYDQLNSLSYLDAVCRESLRLHAPVFTIRVAAKDWTLPLHYPVKTKDGEFTLSTIRISKGTTLHIALRAANKDKRTWGADAEEFKPERWLEPLPASVSDARTPGIYSSMMTFLGGPRACPGMKFAQLEMKIVLSRLVSSFTFDPSGDMIKWNATGVAKPHVQRPDGKLSGTPMMPIGVTVLEETE; this is encoded by the exons ATGCTGCTTTTGACAGGAAGCGTGTCCGATATCTTCGACGATGAAGGAGGCCTCGAGTTTCAAGATAAATTAAGGAATACTTATGGTTCAGTATGCCGAATACAGGGACCATTTGGG GCAAGCGAGCTATGGGTTTCAGACCCGCGGGCGCTCCAAGAGATCCTGATCAAGGCACATGATTCCTTTAAGGAGCCCGATTGGTTCACTAC TTGGCTAGAGCTTGTATTTGGACAAGTAGTTTCTACAGTCTATG GACACCAGCATAAAATCCAACGTAAA TTTTCACCACAAGCCACATTCGCAATC ACGCCTACTATAACAGCAATTGGGCAAAAG TTCGTCGAGAACTTGAAATCAGAGGTTGAACTGAACGAAGCCAGCGCGGGGGTAGTTGACATCTTCAAATGGATCCACTTGATTTCCCTTGAGATCATTGGTCAAGCAG GAATTGGCCATTCGTTTGGGATATTGGAAGGAAACATTCCAGACTATCTGGCCGCTTCTCGCGACTTTCT TGCCTTGATAATAGAAATGTGGTATTTTCATCCATTTATTACATTTTTCTCTCGGATAGGGCCTGCTTCCTTTCGTCGGGCGATTGTAGAGTGGATCCCACACCGGCCTGTGCAGAAAATGAAGAGCGTGTCTGACACTATGTATAAGATG GCAGCAGAGATAATGAAACATAAACGGGAAGCAATGGATAATGGAACCTTGGATTCAGAAGTGGCGGCCGGAAAGGACATCATGACGGCTCTCT TGAGGCAAAACCTTGTCGTCGCACCTCACGACCAGATGACAGATGAGGAGGTATTGGCACAAGTCAA CTCTGTTCTCTCGCAAGTGATCAACGTATTGACCGAGCACCAGGAGGTGCAAACAAAACTTCGCGACGAAATTGACACAGCGCATCGTTCTCACGGAAAGAATTTGGATTACGACCAACTCAATTCACTGTCTTACTTGGATGCAGTTTGTCGAGAGTCCCTGAGGCTTCATGCTCCGGTATTTACGATTCGTGTCGCAGCCAAGGACTGGACACTACCTCTCCATTACCCTGTTAAGACCAAGGACGGAGAGTTCACGCTATCGACAATACGAATCTCAAAAGGTACCACTCTGCATATAGCCCTTCGAGCTGCTAATAAGGATAA ACGAACTTGGGGGGCCGATGCTGAGGAGTTCAAACCTGAGCGCTGGCTTGAACCATTGCCAGCCAGCGTTTCGGATGCTCGAACGCCTGGAATATATTCATCAAT GATGACATTCTTGGGAGGACCGCGAGCGTGTCC AGGCATGAAGTTCGCCCAACTGGAGATGA AAATTGTACTCTCGCGCCTAGTGTCGTCGTTCACGTTCGATCCCTCCGGAGATATGATTAAATGGAATGCTACTGGAGTCGCCAAACCGCATGTCCAGCGACCTGATGGGAAATTGAGTGGGACTCCCATGATGCCTATTGGAGTGACCGTGTTGGAAGAGACAGAGTAG
- a CDS encoding Sodium/calcium exchanger protein: protein MMPSARTPPTSDQYSSLHEVPSPPPQIQVPVAGPGLNASIDEMHRVHDIEHESQDRTNPTNNTHERRHIQPISHSDNAGVSDPWSPSYQRNPNRFSLGASSGKLTVATSYVSGNSEPSHPRGPLYAHHRHRSASPDAPVRIRRKAPGLSNFFRKLNGERVRERGHKVPGFWQSLKAIMLCSWLNILLVFLPFSWIAALAKWEEVYTFILSFIAIIPLENLSEYGGEQLALYCGESIGDLIVITLHNTVEAVLAIVLLVKCELKLLQSTVIGVVLLHCLLVPGVAFLTDGTKLWAQQLKPRITELNQSLLTIGVLSLVVPTAFFSALPYEHPEQYAPQFINETRIATRPGSAPTRRDLLSTNLLDLNKRVLFTPPTHNASIYAIQVASTVDAVSDLTRDWLLRLSRGISIILLLVYVGSRIYLHNPPGEHIVVETVHTTAEDDHVEKGHAVVYSELTPRDPFNPMHTFKRPFRKPHSKEDMEEDRERLISQVEHEHGASEFIDEGSNKHQHPPEVNPWVAILLLIIIIGLLSITAEWWFGLILLPLISFAGDGLNTLMFFIRSNLMKMDVRWPNDLAKAKSIDLSVQFTLFWIPVLILVAWALEKPLTLLFDHFEIVVVVGASFLVNSITQDGRTNWSEGLIMVGFYVIIALAAWYYPGHAEAHFLLQCKSMQELLSNPPF from the exons ATGATGCCATCCGCTCGAACACCACCTACCTCTGATCAGTACTCATCTCTTCATGAGGTGCCTTCCCCCCCGCCTCAGATTCAAGTTCCCGTAGCAGGCCCCGGTTTAAATG CCTCTATCGATGAAATGCACCGTGTTCATGATATCGAACACGAATCACAAGACAGGACCAATCCCACTAATAATACGCACGAACGCCGGCATATTCAACCTATATCTCATAGCGACAATGCAGGTGTTTCCGATCCCTGGAGTCCTAGTTACCAACGAAACCCAAATCGATTCTCCCTCGGGGCGAGTTCTGGAAAGCTTACCGTGGCTACATCATATGTCAGCGGAAACAGCGAACCCTCACACCCGCGGGGCCCATTATATGCACACCATCGACATCGCTCCGCTTCACCCGATGCACCCGTTCGTATTCGACGCAAAGCTCCTGGACTCTCCAATTTCTTTCGCAAGCTAAATGGGGAGCGTGTACGTGAGCGCGGTCACAAAGTACCCGGATTTTGGCAAAGCCTGAAGGCTATCATGTTGTGTAGCT GGTTGAACATTTTACTAGTGTTCCTTCCTTTTTCATGGATCGCAGCTCTAGCCAAGTGGGAAGAGGTTTATACCTTTATTC TGTCATTCATTGCGATTATTCCACTCGAAAACTTATCCGAGTACGGTGGAGAACAATTGGCGCTCTACTGCGGGGAAAGTATCGGTGACCTCATTGTGATTACGCTTCACAACACCGTCGAAGCCGTACTCGCTATCGTTCTTTTAGTCAAGTGTGAACTCAAGCTGCTTCAATCAACAGTGATCGGTGTGGTTTTGCTTCACTGTCTACTCGTCCCTGGAGTCGCGTTCTTGACGGACGGAACCAAATTATGGGCTCAGCAGCTCAAGCCACGAATAACCGAGCTCAATCAAAGTTTGCTGACAATTGG AGTCTTATCCCTTGTCGTGCCGACTGCCTTCTTCTCTGCCCTCCCATACGAACATCCCGAACAATACGCCCCTCAATTTATCAACGAAACGCGCATAGCGACCCGTCCAGGCTCGGCACCAACGCGCAGAGATCTATTGTCCACCAACCTGCTTGATTTGAACAAGCGCGTGCTGTTCACACCTCCTACGCACAACGCTTCTATTTACGCCATTCAAGTTGCATCGACCGTTGACGCGGTGTCAGACTTGACTCGGGACTGGTTGTTACGGCTATCAAGAGGTATCTCTATTATACTTCTTCTCGT TTACGTTGGCTCAAGAATTTATCTCCATAATCCACCCGGTGAACACATTGTTGTCGAAACTGTTCATACTACGGCCGAAGATGACCATGTTGAGAAAGGCCATGCAGTTGTCTATAGTGAACTCACGCCTCGCGACCCTTTCAATCCCATGCATACATTCAAACGACCGTTCAGGAAGCCACATTCAAAGGAAGATATGGAAGAGGATCGTGAGCGGTTAATTTCACAGGTCGAGCACGAGCATGGCGCTTCAGAGTTTATTGATGAAGGAAGTAACAAACACCAACATCCTCCCGAAGTAAATCCTTGGGTCGCAATACTGTTATTAATAATCATAATTGGGCTATTGAGCATTACTGCTGAATGG TGGTTCGGATTAATATTACTTCCCCTAATTTCTTTTGCTGGGGACGGACTCAATACACTCATGTTCTTTATCCGTTCAAACCTCATGAAGATGGACGTCCGTTGGCCGAATGACCTTGCGAAGGCAAAATCCATTGATCTCAG TGTTCAGTTCACTCTTTTTTGGATCCCAGTGCTAATTTTGGTTGCATGGGCACTGGAAAAACCACTCACGCTACTCTTTG ACCATTTCGAAATCGTAGTCGTAGTCGGAGCCTCGTTCCTCGTCAATTCGATCACCCAAGACGGACGGACGAACTGGTCTGAAGGCCTGATTATGGTCGGATTTTACGTTATCATT GCATTGGCAGCGTGGTACTATCCAGGCCATGCTGAGGCCCATTTCTTGCTTCAATGCAAGTCGATGCAAGAGTTATTATCGAACCCGCCATTCTGA
- a CDS encoding protein-histidine kinase — MPPSQRPSFPASTHHTSGTSTTPSSSTFTAIPAPSYTATTAPDSPLQPRSNSLGPSANSPPNLNDRRPEAPSTPHRQTNTSHGPLLTAPSSPSSNVQHPPNTSGPVKTTRFDRSALQSHWTRFKRTTGFGGPPGPPTGTGTGTGTGTSSVEGSGADDLEPRIGSVKGSGGVRWGRVVARTITSDGDLSGGTGPGYRERPSRLGSRLWGRRRRDMADMEMGRSGSLREITNRHGTRTNIDELEQEDDCEDAEVDAVVVDNQFLSLDKSTQRSQSTHPHHVDDIGTPPTGPTGSTSSGVAETRAMVLLRYRIWPVIERFFSLHFHDPVSEAQYIKETFYTHKTLAFWASCFLILNWVLATSLLSQQSYILGDKIFVYGVAPVLTVPLPVFITFDWPRTRPWIYQIWLAAAPANWLHPVFGPGFFGAILFVPYRSTWIRHILNLIIYHAFVLYINWMRETADRRLHVLRDQLKTQYKQTQKAQISERKSSDSKRRLTSYIFHEVRVPLNTALLAAQNLAGTNAIQREHEIEFNALEGSLNMMSKVLNDDSGRFETVSKPFAFHAVIRSMLVPLGLGASAKGLQLIVELDDEIDVQARLAAYRAQARDINFTRGEQYVSADTSRRRVEEWVAQRMEEGSEEDGIVMGDEMRLRQVVTNLASNACKFTEPGGRITLRTKLIIPGPENRARLSSDHRPSSDSSNKFDVNQDHREVHISPPFVRGTSDGSELERLLEHIVVRIEVQDTGVGIRQQDMEEKRLFSAFMQTSSGLRQGGKGTGLGLALVRHIVALSGGRLGVKSKRAVGSTFWVELPLGVGRKAVAGVHATRARDAAVDAINFSGGWNPEEVARNVDQATRNIDAADRSREALSPGVSDGNVAMFGSTPTHGAEDISPLASGMVASVEPLVASSSGASTGLGSGALLAAGAPATPLQSGSALKSIMEHGGVVELVPQLPMQSSHEEGPIVATRTLSPDTGGRPSVGNSPVTSRVGGSDSASRLALSDPTASRIVMSEPAPSRSGTGLSDSRVGLNDPTASRIVLPAELPRASPKPSAHRSMPSETSLPPLKTTAPAPSNGSPVRPTAGSAESLSPLRVLVVDDDSLTRRLMTRMLTRLGCTVENAENGQIALDMLLAPLPTPQSQRTQSSAGFPSPLSASIEHPTPTLAAQSGGWEYGESKYDIVFLDNHMPICSGVEVARRLRQLDRKDFVVGVTGNALTEDQQEYLQAGANHVLTKPVLEKSLKAMLVLADERRKTPGAPSTPSGS; from the exons ATGCCGCCCTCACAGCGCCCTTCGTTTCCGGCTTCCACACACCACACTTCGGGGACCTCTACCACCCCTTCCTCATCCACCTTTACTGCCATCCCGGCCCCTTCCTACACTGCGACGACTGCCCCTGATTCTCCTCTCCAACCACGCTCCAACAGCCTCGGTCCGAGCGCCAACTCACCGCCCAACCTCAACGACCGCCGCCCAGAAGCCCCCTCGACACCACACAGACAAACCAACACGAGCCACGGACCACTCCTCACCGCACCGTCCTCTCCCTCTTCCAACGTGCAGCATCCTCCGAACACCTCGGGACCGGTCAAGACGACGCGCTTCGACCGGTCAGCACTCCAGAGCCATTGGACCAGGTTCAAGCGAACCACCGGCTTTGGAGGCCCTCCAGGACCACCCACAGGCACCGGAACAGGCACCGGTACAGGCACTTCCAGCGTCGAGGGAAGCGGAGCAGATGATCTTGAGCCCAGGATTGGGAGTGTCAAGGGGAGTGGCGGTGTTCGCTGGGGACGGGTTGTTGCCCGCACCATAACCTCCGACGGAGACTTGAGTGGCGGGACCGGCCCAGGGTATAGAGAGCGCCCTAGCAGACTCGGTAGTAGGCTTTGGGGACGGCGGAGGCGGGACATGGCTGATATGGAGATGGGCCGCTCAGGATCGTTGAGAGAGATTACTAACCGTCATGGTACCCGCACCAACATTGACGAGTTGGAGCAAGAAGACGACTGCGAGGACGCAGAGGTCGACgctgttgttgttgataACCAG TTCTTGTCTCTCGACAAGTCCACGCAGCGTTCACAGTCAACACACCCGCACCATGTGGATGACATTGGTACACCACCCACAGGTCCTACTGGGAGCACTAGTAGTGGTGTCGCCGAAACGAGGGCCATGGTTCTCTTGAGATATCGAATATGGCCCGTTATTGAGCGATTTTTCAG TCTACACTTTCACGATCCTGTCTCTGAAGCACAATACATCAAGGAGACGTTTTATACCCACAAAACATTAGCGTTCTGGGCCTCATGCTTCTTAA TTCTCAACTGGGTGCTCGCCACCTCGCTATTATCCCAGCAATCTTACATCTTGGGCGACAAAATATTTGTATATGGTGTTGCGCCCGTTCTCACA GTTCCTCTGCCCGTGTTCATCACCTTTGACTGGCCCCGAACTCGTCCATGGATATATCAGATCTGGCTTGCTGCTGCG CCAGCGAACTGGTTACATCCCGTGTTTGGACCGGGATTTTTTGGTGCTATTCTA TTCGTTCCATATAGATCCACATGGATCCGACACATTTTGAACCTTATTATCTACCACGCGTTTGTACTTTACATCAATTGGATGCGCGAAACAGCCGATCGAAGACTTCACGTACTACGGGACCAGCTCAAAACGCAGTATAAGCAAACCCAAAAGGCTCAGATCAGTGAGAGGAAAAGCTCGGACTCGAAGCGAAGGCTGACAAGCTACATTTTCCAT GAGGTTCGAGTACCACTCAATACAGCTCTTCTGGCTGCCCAAAATTTGGCTGGGACCAATGCCATTCAACGAGAACACGAGATCGAATTTAATGCCCTCGAAGGGAGTTTAAACATGATGAGCAAGGTCCTGAATGAC GACTCGGGCCGTTTCGAAACCGTGTCTAAACCGTTCGCGTTTCATGCAGTCATTCGTTCAATGCTCGTACCCCTGGGGCTTGGTGCCAGCGCCAAAGGCCTCCAGCTCATTGTCGAGTTGGATGATGAAATCGACGTTCAGGCGCGACTCGCAGCTTACCGAGCTCAAGCGCGTGATATCAATTTTACACGCGGGGAGCAATACGTCTCGGCGGATACATCGCGCCGGCGCGTCGAGGAATGGGTTGCACAGCGCATGGAAGAGGGATCGGAGGAGGATGGGATTGTTATGGGCGACGAGATGCGGTTGAGACAGGTGGTGACCAACTTGGCGAGCAATGCCTGCAAATTCACCGAACCCGGCGGGCGAATCACCCTCCGAACCAAGCTCATCATTCCTGGACCTGAGAATCGGGCGAGGCTCTCGAGCGACCACCGGCCTTCGAGTGATTCGAGTAACAAATTCGATGTCAACCAAGATCATCGCGAGGTTCACATTTCCCCTCCCTTCGTCCGCGGTACGAGCGATGGGTCGGAGTTGGAGCGGTTATTGGAGCACATTGTTGTCCGGATCGAGGTGCAGGACACGGGCGTTGGGATCAGGCAGCAGGACATGGAGGAAAAACGACTGTTTTCGGCATTCATGCAGACGTCCAGTGGGCTTCGGCAAGGTGGGAAAGGGACCGGTCTGGGCCTCGCACTTGTTAGGCATATTGTTGCTCTTAGTGGAGGGCGATTGGGCGTCAAGTCCAAACGGGCAGTTGGCAGCACGTTTTGGGTCGAGCTCCCGCTCGGCGTCGGTCGTAAAGCCGTCGCAGGTGTGCATGCTACACGGGCCCGAGACGCCGCGGTCGATGCTATCAATTTCTCGGGTGGATGGAATCCGGAAGAGGTCGCCAGAAACGTGGATCAGGCAACGAGAAATATCGACGCGGCGGACAGGAGCCGGGAGGCGCTTTCACCCGGGGTTAGCGATGGCAATGTAGCTATGTTTGGGTCTACTCCTACTCATGGCGCAGAGGATATCAGTCCCCTTGCTAGCGGGATGGTCGCGTCGGTCGAACCGCTGGTCGCGTCGAGTAGTGGTGCATCTACGGGCTTGGGTTCTGGTGCTTTGTTGGCGGCTGGCGCACCAGCAACGCCTTTACAGAGCGGGAGTGCATTAAAGTCCATCATG GAACATGGAGGCGTCGTTGAGCTAGTTCCACAACTTCCCATGCAATCATCGCACGAAGAAGGTCCTATTGTTGCGACACGCACATTATCCCCTGATACAGGTGGCCGGCCGAGCGTAGGGAATTCGCCTGTTACCTCTCGAGTCGGAGGGTCGGACAGTGCATCCAGACTGGCGCTCTCTGATCCAACTGCGTCGAGGATTGTCATGTCTGAGCCTGCCCCTTCACGATCTGGAACTGGCCTCAGCGACTCGAGAGTGGGGCTGAATGACCCAACTGCGTCAAGGATAGTCCTACCAGCTGAACTCCCCCGTGCATCACCCAAACCATCCGCACACCGGTCAATGCCGTCCGAAACTTCATTGCCTCCGCTCAAAACGACCGCACCAGCTCCGAGTAACGGTTCGCCAGTACGCCCGACGGCGGGCAGCGCGGAAAGTCTATCACCTCTTCGAGTTCTCGTCGTGGACGATGACT CGCTCACTCGCCGACTGATGACACGGATGCTCACACGTCTAGGATGCACTGTCGAGAACGCCGAGAATGGGCAAATCGCGCTCGACATGCTTTTAGCACCGCTGCCTACTCCACAGTCGCAGCGCACTCAATCCTCGGCCGGGTTTCCTTCGCCCTTATCGGCGTCTATAGAACATCcgaccccaactttggcgGCTCAATCGGGTGGGTGGGAGTATGGAGAATCCAAGTACGATATTGTGTTCCTAGACAACCA CATGCCGATATGTAGTGGCGTTGAAGTGGCTCGCCGGCTACGACAACTTGATCGAAAAGACTTTGTAGTAGGAGTgactggaaatgctttgacAGAGGACCAACAGGAGTATCTTCAAGCTGGAGCGAATCA TGTATTGACCAAGCCAGTTTTAGAAAAGAGTTTGAAGGCCATGCTAG TGTTGGCAGACGAGCGACGAAAAACACCTGGTGCCCCGAGCACGCCGAGTGGATCTTAG